The genomic region gatcaaaacggtttttggtgccaaatctggccgtttccgttgccgtttccgcacgcgtgcatgtgccgattttgccgttttgtttaatttgcatcctttagtagttgtttgtgtgatgaTATGGCTCAACCTTCTGCTACAGGCGAAGGCGggctagacggagccggtggggcccactagctggcgacttgaattcatttccgtactttctctcgttatacttgctctttaggtgagtgatcaggatttctgtgtaactcaatacaaaaaatgagtttactatgaatgggcacttaggcgagggtgtactttatcgcactcgatctaaaccccattagttgctattcatacctgtgaaatatgatttttatgatttgttatagagcattcatggcttgtgaatatttgcagagcatttattgcttgaaccagagcatttattgcttgaaaaatattttagagcatttattgctcgtgacttgggcaagagaagtgagctgtgtagctcaggatcttaagggtcaaccagtgatcaaactcgacaaaagagttggcttgggagccacccgtatccttactatgtagtgttacttttctgcttttgctttgctcttaCTGGTCAAATGTTGACAtgtaaaaactacatttttacccctggttactcactaagcatatagcttaccccattctatttgttttccttagcagggggccgacgcggggatcgctcgggaaggtgtttagataagttgaacttgtacttgttaGAAGTGGACTAGTAAGTTGTATATATTTGTCATGGTGGTTagagttatcagcttttctagggtacTTCTGGTACTCGTGGTTTGTATAACTTGATTTACTCGTTTATGTAATTATTgcagaatttgatgtaatttttgagatttatattgtaatctgtttgaggaatatagtgagcgactgagtcccggcgagagccgggcaggcgacccgccgaaccctctggttcgccttagggggaggtggggccgtcacagttggtatcagagccatatgccgacggttgggactctacgtccttttactggaaaagccccgagcctctcgttcgtgaagagtcacgaagcgaaactctccgtagtggatgcccgcgtgcgggtggcaagctgataggtaccttgtgatgtgaccctgagaactgtcacagttggtatcagagcttaggcttcagatctttgtagtgtatcctaagcttgaagtttaggatgccggactgtggggtATTTGGTTATTAAGGTAAATATTGAATGCTAGGCTTTTGATATTGGacttttgtaaattttttttccataagggaaagtggggattgagttgattgcacttggagatggccagtcccagtgtggatcgacttggttcttacTTAATGTTGCAGTTAACTATTTGGACCTATTCTTTAGGTTTGCACCCTAGGGCCGCCGGGGCAGTGCTGGTGGATTAGGTGGGCTCTACAGGAGAGTTGCGTTAGGACCGTTGACTTGAATTACTTTGTTGTCTTGTTGAATTGTTTTGAAATCAATATGTTTAGTGTTTTGGTACTAACTGCATTTTGGCTAATTTGTGCATATCTTTGGCATAAACCTGTATATGCATGTTCAAAAAGTTTGATCATTTAGTGTGTTTTATATGGTAAAGTTTTCAAAACAAATGGAAGACGGTGGCCGCGATGGAGGTAGGGAACGAAGCCGAGGCCGAGGAAAAGGTAGGGGACGGAGACCAGAACCCGAAAGggtagaaaatgaaatttcGAACCACCAAGCTGAtaaccaagtagctacagccaaaCAACGGATGACAGAATTACTGGCACGAATGGTGGACCAACAGGGTCAGGGTCATGGGAATAGTGTCAAAAACCCTGTAAATAATTCGGGCAATCACGAGGGAGTGGACCGTGCCCTcgaacggttccaaaaatttgcagcCCCGAAATTCATAGGTGAACCTAGCCCTGACTTAGCTGAGAGATGGATGGACCGCATGATGGATATATTCGCTGCGCTCGGGTATTCAGAGGAACGGCAGGTAtcttttgctgtcttccaatttgagggaccagccagagcttggtggaatgtaataaAGGCTAAGTGGGAACGAGAGCAGACCCCCTGGACTTGGGTCAATTTCACccgtgagtttaatgagaagtatttGCCACCGATTGTTCAAGAAAGACGAGAAGAGGACtttatccgcctgcgtcaagggccgttaagtgtggccgagtACGAGACACAATTTACCAAACTCTCCCGTTTTGCTCCAGAGTTAGTACTAACAGACCGAAAGAGAATTCGTCGATTTGTCCAGGGGTTAAACGTGGAAATACAAGAGGCACTGGTGGCTGCCCAGTTGGATACATTCAGCCAGACCCTGGAAAAGGCACAGCGAATAGAGACGGCAAGGAGTCAAGTGAAAGCTTTCCGTGACAAGAAGAGGACACCATCTGACACCTATACCTACACTGGTGAGCAAAGCTCGAGAAGCGAGCCGCCTAGTAAGAGAAGTAAGGAAGTCAGTGGTACACGACCAGTGGGGACTCCGAATCAAGGTAAAACAAAGGAAGATCAGGCAGGAAAAGGGCCCCAAAGTGGTGTCTCACATGGGGAATCAATGTTGGGAACCAGAAGAGTATGTGATGTTTGTGGGGCCACTAACCATACGGAAGATAcctgttggaagaaagagaaaaatcgGCGATGTTTCCGATGTGGTAGCAATGAACACCTAGTTGCTCAGTGCCCTCAGAAGTCGAGGGGAGGAAATAAATCAGGGACGAGGGGAAACATTTCTAGGCCGATCAGGAACAccaaaggtatgaatttcgaggacgaaattcttttaagagggggagtttgtgacgccccgaaaagaatgagagtgagaacccggaaattttctaattttttagggtttattttatttaattgctcgccttttctacattttctttcttaaaaaaattccccagataaagtttatgagcaaagatagttttaaaatgatttttctagtatcagttagtttttgagaaattaaaagcgtattttgaacgtgggacccgcaagtgcggtaaatgcattatattttttacaacttgttggaattttgtattaagtgatattattttacaaggtgttaagatatttgtattggagagacaaaaagaaatGAGATAAGCTTGGAATGGACACATGTTGCCTTGTGATTGGAGCTTGGCATTTGACTagtctttctttacctttactaaaccaattttgaccaaaatttgtcTTTCATTTTCACCTTCTTGGTCGGCCAactctagagagaaaagaaagagagctcttcaatttttgctccattttcttgcccaaatcttgtaatccaaccatttatttctcaaattccttcataaaaCTTACTTACTAGGAGTGATTGAAGTGCTTGGTGGTTTTTGTTTGGAGGGAGAGACTCTCATCTACCTTGTATCTAGTGTTTGTAAGGACTTATGGtgaagattgatgacattttctatttaatcatgaattttctgatttaatatgattcatatgttgtggctttgtatgatgattggaaatggtatataaggtatctagaaggtggaaaaagtggaagattgcaagtaatttttgttttggaagaaaatggaaaaacctagggttcatgaagctacattctgtccggttttttatctcctagttagaggccgaattggccttggattaaaacatgaaagttgtagggaatgacattttagaggtacctaccaaatttcagatcaatcaaagcagtgtagaatgagaaaagttgaaattactattgctgtcctggttttacccgaattggagaattgcttctataattggttgttttggtcaggaatgcttccgaattggttgttgaggccttatTATGAAAtatatccctatttcttagctttattaTGGTTttagaatcacttgatttggactgaggtagcccgagttatagccaaaacactcgcacctgttttgtaccctggaATTTACGTACGTTCTGCATTTAGCTTCTGCCCTGTTTTGTCTGTTTTGATAACGTATGATCTGGGTGTTgaccccttcataagaaatatagatcttggtttcagcttcgaaatggtataaagttcatccaaatccgagtcccgtagctccagttgtgaccaaaacaagatcggttgtcagaactgccttcgaatttggacagttctgacaggaatgtttggacccatttttaTCCATGCTCtatattgattcagcttt from Coffea eugenioides isolate CCC68of unplaced genomic scaffold, Ceug_1.0 ScVebR1_778;HRSCAF=1512, whole genome shotgun sequence harbors:
- the LOC113758901 gene encoding uncharacterized protein LOC113758901 — protein: MEDGGRDGGRERSRGRGKGRGRRPEPERVENEISNHQADNQVATAKQRMTELLARMVDQQGQGHGNSVKNPVNNSGNHEGVDRALERFQKFAAPKFIGEPSPDLAERWMDRMMDIFAALGYSEERQTPWTWVNFTREFNEKYLPPIVQERREEDFIRLRQGPLSVAEYETQFTKLSRFAPELVLTDRKRIRRFVQGLNVEIQEALVAAQLDTFSQTLEKAQRIETARSQVKAFRDKKRTPSDTYTYTGEQSSRSEPPSKRSKEVSGTRPVGTPNQGKTKEDQAGKGPQSGVSHGESMLGTRRVCDVCGATNHTEDTCWKKEKNRRCFRCGSNEHLVAQCPQKSRGGNKSGTRGNISRPIRNTK